One Clarias gariepinus isolate MV-2021 ecotype Netherlands chromosome 5, CGAR_prim_01v2, whole genome shotgun sequence genomic region harbors:
- the LOC128524437 gene encoding cytochrome c oxidase copper chaperone, which produces MSSIAAASMEPKPAEEKKPLKPCCACPETKKARDVCIIEKGEEKCTHLIEAHKECMRALGFKI; this is translated from the exons ATGTCGAGCATAGCTGCTGCTAGTATGGAGCCCAAACCTGCTGAGGAGAAGAAACCGCTGAAGCCGTGCTGTGCATGCCCTGAAACTAAAAAAGCAAGAGATGTGTG TATAATTGAAAAAGGTGAAGAAAAATGCACACATCTTATAGAGGCTCACAAGGAGTGCATGAGGGCACTTGGATTTAAGATATAA